In Erigeron canadensis isolate Cc75 chromosome 1, C_canadensis_v1, whole genome shotgun sequence, a single window of DNA contains:
- the LOC122604689 gene encoding acylamino-acid-releasing enzyme isoform X3, which translates to MDGCNVFPEKEVGAGLDAFVEEQYASLSKLYKEFTSMSTIDKAWTFKSSNGQGCHTMFSLSQPNLLANKKKKLMLSSVISEDSGGGLDVSWAPFPVEVTGASLMAPSPSGSKLLVVRNPDDDSPTKFEIWGSLQLEKEIHIPQSMHGCVYADGWFEGISWSSDETHIAYVAEKPTLSRTTFNDMGYKKDGSSTDKDFSSWKGQGDWEEDWGESYSGKRQPALFVINIRSGNVRAVDGIEKSMSVGQVVWAPTTKGVHQYLVFVGWPSDYRKLGMKYCTNRPCALYAVRAPLFGSATSELETRENAEDASLINMSQGISSGFFPRFTPDGKFLVFLSAKSAVDSGAHNATNSLHRTEWKSEGQPSPAKIVNVVPVVMCPEDGCFPGIYGFDMLTMPWLSDGSTMILSSIWGSTEVIISINVLSGKVSRITPSDSNHSWSLLTLVGNNILAVCSSPINIPQIKYGTTLTKEESEDVVWRWLDVSRPISKCQEEENLLLSALQYDILKIPVKSDPENHTKGACKPFEAIFVSSKTKQDVCDPLVVILHGGPQDVSLTSFSKSSAFLASIGFSLLIVNYRGSLGFGEEALQSLPGKVGSQDVNDVLTAIDHVINMGLADPSKITVVGLSHGGFLACHLIGQAPDKFTAAVARNPVCNLGLMAGTSDIPDWCFVEAFGNEGISNYTEAPSPELLSLFHEKSPISHVQKVKTPTLFLLSAKDLRVPITNGLQTTIRF; encoded by the exons ATGGATGGCTGTAATGTTTTCCCCGAGAAGGAAGTTGGAGCTGGTCTAGATGCCTTCGTCGAGGAACAATATGCTTCTCTATCTAAATTATATAAAGAATTCACAAGCATGTCTACCATTGACAAAGCATGGACCTTTAAGTCTTCCAATG GGCAGGGGTGTCATACTATGTTTTCACTTAGCCAGCCAAATCTTTTAGCCAATAAGAAAAAGAAGCTTATGTTGTCAAGTGTTATCTCTGAAGATTCTGGTGGTGGTCTAGATGTTTCATGGGCACCATTTCCAGTTGAAGTTACGGGTGCATCTCTGATGGCTCCGTCACCATCGGGCTCAAAACTTCTCGTAGTACGAAATCCGGATGATGATTCACCTACTAAGTTTGAAATTTGGGGGTCATTGCAGTTAGAGAAGGAAATTCATATTCCCCAATCTATGCATGGTTGTGTGTATGCAGATGGATG GTTTGAGGGAATTTCATGGAGCTCTGATGAAACGCACATTGCATATGTTGCAGAAAAGCCAACTCTATCCAGAACAACATTTAATGATATGGGTTATAAAAAAGACGGAAGTTCCACGGATAAGGATTTTAGTAGCTGGAAAGGTCAAGGGGATTGGGAAGAGGACTGGGGTGAATCCTATTCTGGGAAAAGGCAGCCTGCTTTGTTTGTCATTAATATCAGAAG TGGAAATGTTCGTGCTGTAGATGGAATCGAGAAATCTATGAGTGTTGGACAAGTGGTATGGGCTCCAACAACAAAAGGGGTACATCAATATCTGGTCTTCGTTGGGTGGCCATCAGACTATAGGAAGCTTGGGATGAAATATTGTACAAATAGACCTTGTGCCTTGTATGCTGTAAGGGCTCCATTGTTTGGATCGGCAACTAGTGAACTTGAGACAAG AGAGAATGCGGAAGATGCATCATTGATAAATATGAGTCAGGGCATAAGTAGTGGTTTCTTCCCACGATTCAC GCCAGATGGgaagtttcttgtatttttatCTGCCAAAAGTGCTGTAGACTCTGGGGCACATAACGCTACAAATTCTCTTCATAGAACTGAATGGAAAAGTGAAGGGCAACCAAGTCCTGCCAAGATTGTTAATGTG GTTCCTGTTGTGATGTGTCCCGAGGATGGTTGCTTCCCCGGGATCTACGGTTTTGACATGCTTACCATGCCCTGGCTTTCAGATGGATCTACAATGATATTATCTTCCATTTGGGGCAGCACTGAAgtaattatatcaataaatgtGCTAAG TGGGAAAGTTTCAAGAATCACTCCTAGTGATTCAAATCATTCGTGGAGTTTACTTACACTTGTTGGCAACAACATCCTTGCTG TATGTAGCAGCCCTATAAACATCCCTCAAATCAAATATGGTACTACCCTAACCAAGGAAGAATCCGAAGATGTTGTTTGGCGTTGGCTAGATGTCTCACGCCCTATATCCAAATGTCAAGAGGAA GAGAACCTTTTACTGTCTGCTCTCCAATATGATATATTGAAGATACCTGTCAAGAGTGACCCTGAGAACCACACGAAAG GTGCCTGCAAACCTTTTGAAGCAATATTTGTATCTTCAAAGACGAAGCAAGATGTTTGTGACCCACTGGTTGTAATCCTTCATGGAGGCCCACAAGATGTTTCACTAACGAGCTTCTCAAAGTCCTCAGCTTTTCTTGCTTCAATTGGCTTTAGCTTGTTAATTGTGAACTATAG AGGCTCACTTGGATTTGGCGAGGAAGCACTACAATCACTTCCGGGAAAAGTCGGATCACAG GATGTAAACGACGTCCTTACAGCTATAGATCATGTCATTAACATGGGGCTTGCAGACCCATCGAAAATAACGGTGGTGGGTTTGTCACATGGTGGTTTTTTAGCTTGTCACTTGATCGGTCAG GCGCCAGATAAATTTACTGCTGCTGTTGCGAGGAACCCTGTTTGTAATCTTGGTTTAATGGCTGGTACATCAGATATACCAGATTGGTGCTTTGTGGAGGCATTCGGAAATGAGGGGATTTCTAACTATACAGAAGCCCCTTCACCAGAACTCCTCTCATTATTTCATGAAAAGTCTCCAATTTCACATGTTCAAAAG GTGAAAACTCCTACTCTATTCCTTTTAAGTGCTAAAGATCTCCGTGTCCCGATTACAAACGGATTGCAA ACCACAATCAGATTTTGA
- the LOC122604689 gene encoding acylamino-acid-releasing enzyme isoform X2: MDGCNVFPEKEVGAGLDAFVEEQYASLSKLYKEFTSMSTIDKAWTFKSSNGQGCHTMFSLSQPNLLANKKKKLMLSSVISEDSGGGLDVSWAPFPVEVTGASLMAPSPSGSKLLVVRNPDDDSPTKFEIWGSLQLEKEIHIPQSMHGCVYADGWFEGISWSSDETHIAYVAEKPTLSRTTFNDMGYKKDGSSTDKDFSSWKGQGDWEEDWGESYSGKRQPALFVINIRSGNVRAVDGIEKSMSVGQVVWAPTTKGVHQYLVFVGWPSDYRKLGMKYCTNRPCALYAVRAPLFGSATSELETRENAEDASLINMSQGISSGFFPRFTPDGKFLVFLSAKSAVDSGAHNATNSLHRTEWKSEGQPSPAKIVNVVPVVMCPEDGCFPGIYGFDMLTMPWLSDGSTMILSSIWGSTEVIISINVLSGKVSRITPSDSNHSWSLLTLVGNNILAVCSSPINIPQIKYGTTLTKEESEDVVWRWLDVSRPISKCQEEENLLLSALQYDILKIPVKSDPENHTKGACKPFEAIFVSSKTKQDVCDPLVVILHGGPQDVSLTSFSKSSAFLASIGFSLLIVNYRGSLGFGEEALQSLPGKVGSQDVNDVLTAIDHVINMGLADPSKITVVGLSHGGFLACHLIGQAPDKFTAAVARNPVCNLGLMAGTSDIPDWCFVEAFGNEGISNYTEAPSPELLSLFHEKSPISHVQKVKTPTLFLLSAKDLRVPITNGLQENEVPVKVIIFLEDIHPINRPQSDFESFVNIGIWFKKYCK, encoded by the exons ATGGATGGCTGTAATGTTTTCCCCGAGAAGGAAGTTGGAGCTGGTCTAGATGCCTTCGTCGAGGAACAATATGCTTCTCTATCTAAATTATATAAAGAATTCACAAGCATGTCTACCATTGACAAAGCATGGACCTTTAAGTCTTCCAATG GGCAGGGGTGTCATACTATGTTTTCACTTAGCCAGCCAAATCTTTTAGCCAATAAGAAAAAGAAGCTTATGTTGTCAAGTGTTATCTCTGAAGATTCTGGTGGTGGTCTAGATGTTTCATGGGCACCATTTCCAGTTGAAGTTACGGGTGCATCTCTGATGGCTCCGTCACCATCGGGCTCAAAACTTCTCGTAGTACGAAATCCGGATGATGATTCACCTACTAAGTTTGAAATTTGGGGGTCATTGCAGTTAGAGAAGGAAATTCATATTCCCCAATCTATGCATGGTTGTGTGTATGCAGATGGATG GTTTGAGGGAATTTCATGGAGCTCTGATGAAACGCACATTGCATATGTTGCAGAAAAGCCAACTCTATCCAGAACAACATTTAATGATATGGGTTATAAAAAAGACGGAAGTTCCACGGATAAGGATTTTAGTAGCTGGAAAGGTCAAGGGGATTGGGAAGAGGACTGGGGTGAATCCTATTCTGGGAAAAGGCAGCCTGCTTTGTTTGTCATTAATATCAGAAG TGGAAATGTTCGTGCTGTAGATGGAATCGAGAAATCTATGAGTGTTGGACAAGTGGTATGGGCTCCAACAACAAAAGGGGTACATCAATATCTGGTCTTCGTTGGGTGGCCATCAGACTATAGGAAGCTTGGGATGAAATATTGTACAAATAGACCTTGTGCCTTGTATGCTGTAAGGGCTCCATTGTTTGGATCGGCAACTAGTGAACTTGAGACAAG AGAGAATGCGGAAGATGCATCATTGATAAATATGAGTCAGGGCATAAGTAGTGGTTTCTTCCCACGATTCAC GCCAGATGGgaagtttcttgtatttttatCTGCCAAAAGTGCTGTAGACTCTGGGGCACATAACGCTACAAATTCTCTTCATAGAACTGAATGGAAAAGTGAAGGGCAACCAAGTCCTGCCAAGATTGTTAATGTG GTTCCTGTTGTGATGTGTCCCGAGGATGGTTGCTTCCCCGGGATCTACGGTTTTGACATGCTTACCATGCCCTGGCTTTCAGATGGATCTACAATGATATTATCTTCCATTTGGGGCAGCACTGAAgtaattatatcaataaatgtGCTAAG TGGGAAAGTTTCAAGAATCACTCCTAGTGATTCAAATCATTCGTGGAGTTTACTTACACTTGTTGGCAACAACATCCTTGCTG TATGTAGCAGCCCTATAAACATCCCTCAAATCAAATATGGTACTACCCTAACCAAGGAAGAATCCGAAGATGTTGTTTGGCGTTGGCTAGATGTCTCACGCCCTATATCCAAATGTCAAGAGGAA GAGAACCTTTTACTGTCTGCTCTCCAATATGATATATTGAAGATACCTGTCAAGAGTGACCCTGAGAACCACACGAAAG GTGCCTGCAAACCTTTTGAAGCAATATTTGTATCTTCAAAGACGAAGCAAGATGTTTGTGACCCACTGGTTGTAATCCTTCATGGAGGCCCACAAGATGTTTCACTAACGAGCTTCTCAAAGTCCTCAGCTTTTCTTGCTTCAATTGGCTTTAGCTTGTTAATTGTGAACTATAG AGGCTCACTTGGATTTGGCGAGGAAGCACTACAATCACTTCCGGGAAAAGTCGGATCACAG GATGTAAACGACGTCCTTACAGCTATAGATCATGTCATTAACATGGGGCTTGCAGACCCATCGAAAATAACGGTGGTGGGTTTGTCACATGGTGGTTTTTTAGCTTGTCACTTGATCGGTCAG GCGCCAGATAAATTTACTGCTGCTGTTGCGAGGAACCCTGTTTGTAATCTTGGTTTAATGGCTGGTACATCAGATATACCAGATTGGTGCTTTGTGGAGGCATTCGGAAATGAGGGGATTTCTAACTATACAGAAGCCCCTTCACCAGAACTCCTCTCATTATTTCATGAAAAGTCTCCAATTTCACATGTTCAAAAG GTGAAAACTCCTACTCTATTCCTTTTAAGTGCTAAAGATCTCCGTGTCCCGATTACAAACGGATTGCAA GAAAACGAAGTTCCGGTGAAAGTGATCATTTTTCTTGAAGATATACATCCCATTAATAG ACCACAATCAGATTTTGAAAGCTTTGTTAACATAGGAATTTGGTTCAAGAAGTATTGTAAGTAA
- the LOC122604689 gene encoding acylamino-acid-releasing enzyme isoform X4 translates to MDGCNVFPEKEVGAGLDAFVEEQYASLSKLYKEFTSMSTIDKAWTFKSSNGQGCHTMFSLSQPNLLANKKKKLMLSSVISEDSGGGLDVSWAPFPVEVTGASLMAPSPSGSKLLVVRNPDDDSPTKFEIWGSLQLEKEIHIPQSMHGCVYADGWFEGISWSSDETHIAYVAEKPTLSRTTFNDMGYKKDGSSTDKDFSSWKGQGDWEEDWGESYSGKRQPALFVINIRSGNVRAVDGIEKSMSVGQVVWAPTTKGVHQYLVFVGWPSDYRKLGMKYCTNRPCALYAVRAPLFGSATSELETRENAEDASLINMSQGISSGFFPRFTPDGKFLVFLSAKSAVDSGAHNATNSLHRTEWKSEGQPSPAKIVNVVPVVMCPEDGCFPGIYGFDMLTMPWLSDGSTMILSSIWGSTEVIISINVLSGKVSRITPSDSNHSWSLLTLVGNNILAVCSSPINIPQIKYGTTLTKEESEDVVWRWLDVSRPISKCQEEENLLLSALQYDILKIPVKSDPENHTKGACKPFEAIFVSSKTKQDVCDPLVVILHGGPQDVSLTSFSKSSAFLASIGFSLLIVNYRGSLGFGEEALQSLPGKVGSQDVNDVLTAIDHVINMGLADPSKITVVGLSHGGFLACHLIGQFCRRQINLLLLLRGTLFVILV, encoded by the exons ATGGATGGCTGTAATGTTTTCCCCGAGAAGGAAGTTGGAGCTGGTCTAGATGCCTTCGTCGAGGAACAATATGCTTCTCTATCTAAATTATATAAAGAATTCACAAGCATGTCTACCATTGACAAAGCATGGACCTTTAAGTCTTCCAATG GGCAGGGGTGTCATACTATGTTTTCACTTAGCCAGCCAAATCTTTTAGCCAATAAGAAAAAGAAGCTTATGTTGTCAAGTGTTATCTCTGAAGATTCTGGTGGTGGTCTAGATGTTTCATGGGCACCATTTCCAGTTGAAGTTACGGGTGCATCTCTGATGGCTCCGTCACCATCGGGCTCAAAACTTCTCGTAGTACGAAATCCGGATGATGATTCACCTACTAAGTTTGAAATTTGGGGGTCATTGCAGTTAGAGAAGGAAATTCATATTCCCCAATCTATGCATGGTTGTGTGTATGCAGATGGATG GTTTGAGGGAATTTCATGGAGCTCTGATGAAACGCACATTGCATATGTTGCAGAAAAGCCAACTCTATCCAGAACAACATTTAATGATATGGGTTATAAAAAAGACGGAAGTTCCACGGATAAGGATTTTAGTAGCTGGAAAGGTCAAGGGGATTGGGAAGAGGACTGGGGTGAATCCTATTCTGGGAAAAGGCAGCCTGCTTTGTTTGTCATTAATATCAGAAG TGGAAATGTTCGTGCTGTAGATGGAATCGAGAAATCTATGAGTGTTGGACAAGTGGTATGGGCTCCAACAACAAAAGGGGTACATCAATATCTGGTCTTCGTTGGGTGGCCATCAGACTATAGGAAGCTTGGGATGAAATATTGTACAAATAGACCTTGTGCCTTGTATGCTGTAAGGGCTCCATTGTTTGGATCGGCAACTAGTGAACTTGAGACAAG AGAGAATGCGGAAGATGCATCATTGATAAATATGAGTCAGGGCATAAGTAGTGGTTTCTTCCCACGATTCAC GCCAGATGGgaagtttcttgtatttttatCTGCCAAAAGTGCTGTAGACTCTGGGGCACATAACGCTACAAATTCTCTTCATAGAACTGAATGGAAAAGTGAAGGGCAACCAAGTCCTGCCAAGATTGTTAATGTG GTTCCTGTTGTGATGTGTCCCGAGGATGGTTGCTTCCCCGGGATCTACGGTTTTGACATGCTTACCATGCCCTGGCTTTCAGATGGATCTACAATGATATTATCTTCCATTTGGGGCAGCACTGAAgtaattatatcaataaatgtGCTAAG TGGGAAAGTTTCAAGAATCACTCCTAGTGATTCAAATCATTCGTGGAGTTTACTTACACTTGTTGGCAACAACATCCTTGCTG TATGTAGCAGCCCTATAAACATCCCTCAAATCAAATATGGTACTACCCTAACCAAGGAAGAATCCGAAGATGTTGTTTGGCGTTGGCTAGATGTCTCACGCCCTATATCCAAATGTCAAGAGGAA GAGAACCTTTTACTGTCTGCTCTCCAATATGATATATTGAAGATACCTGTCAAGAGTGACCCTGAGAACCACACGAAAG GTGCCTGCAAACCTTTTGAAGCAATATTTGTATCTTCAAAGACGAAGCAAGATGTTTGTGACCCACTGGTTGTAATCCTTCATGGAGGCCCACAAGATGTTTCACTAACGAGCTTCTCAAAGTCCTCAGCTTTTCTTGCTTCAATTGGCTTTAGCTTGTTAATTGTGAACTATAG AGGCTCACTTGGATTTGGCGAGGAAGCACTACAATCACTTCCGGGAAAAGTCGGATCACAG GATGTAAACGACGTCCTTACAGCTATAGATCATGTCATTAACATGGGGCTTGCAGACCCATCGAAAATAACGGTGGTGGGTTTGTCACATGGTGGTTTTTTAGCTTGTCACTTGATCGGTCAG TTCTGCAGGCGCCAGATAAATTTACTGCTGCTGTTGCGAGGAACCCTGTTTGTAATCTTGGTTTAA
- the LOC122604689 gene encoding acylamino-acid-releasing enzyme isoform X1, giving the protein MDGCNVFPEKEVGAGLDAFVEEQYASLSKLYKEFTSMSTIDKAWTFKSSNGQGCHTMFSLSQPNLLANKKKKLMLSSVISEDSGGGLDVSWAPFPVEVTGASLMAPSPSGSKLLVVRNPDDDSPTKFEIWGSLQLEKEIHIPQSMHGCVYADGWFEGISWSSDETHIAYVAEKPTLSRTTFNDMGYKKDGSSTDKDFSSWKGQGDWEEDWGESYSGKRQPALFVINIRSGNVRAVDGIEKSMSVGQVVWAPTTKGVHQYLVFVGWPSDYRKLGMKYCTNRPCALYAVRAPLFGSATSELETRENAEDASLINMSQGISSGFFPRFTPDGKFLVFLSAKSAVDSGAHNATNSLHRTEWKSEGQPSPAKIVNVVPVVMCPEDGCFPGIYGFDMLTMPWLSDGSTMILSSIWGSTEVIISINVLSGKVSRITPSDSNHSWSLLTLVGNNILAVCSSPINIPQIKYGTTLTKEESEDVVWRWLDVSRPISKCQEEENLLLSALQYDILKIPVKSDPENHTKGACKPFEAIFVSSKTKQDVCDPLVVILHGGPQDVSLTSFSKSSAFLASIGFSLLIVNYRGSLGFGEEALQSLPGKVGSQDVNDVLTAIDHVINMGLADPSKITVVGLSHGGFLACHLIGQAPDKFTAAVARNPVCNLGLMAGTSDIPDWCFVEAFGNEGISNYTEAPSPELLSLFHEKSPISHVQKVKTPTLFLLSAKDLRVPITNGLQFARALKENEVPVKVIIFLEDIHPINRPQSDFESFVNIGIWFKKYCK; this is encoded by the exons ATGGATGGCTGTAATGTTTTCCCCGAGAAGGAAGTTGGAGCTGGTCTAGATGCCTTCGTCGAGGAACAATATGCTTCTCTATCTAAATTATATAAAGAATTCACAAGCATGTCTACCATTGACAAAGCATGGACCTTTAAGTCTTCCAATG GGCAGGGGTGTCATACTATGTTTTCACTTAGCCAGCCAAATCTTTTAGCCAATAAGAAAAAGAAGCTTATGTTGTCAAGTGTTATCTCTGAAGATTCTGGTGGTGGTCTAGATGTTTCATGGGCACCATTTCCAGTTGAAGTTACGGGTGCATCTCTGATGGCTCCGTCACCATCGGGCTCAAAACTTCTCGTAGTACGAAATCCGGATGATGATTCACCTACTAAGTTTGAAATTTGGGGGTCATTGCAGTTAGAGAAGGAAATTCATATTCCCCAATCTATGCATGGTTGTGTGTATGCAGATGGATG GTTTGAGGGAATTTCATGGAGCTCTGATGAAACGCACATTGCATATGTTGCAGAAAAGCCAACTCTATCCAGAACAACATTTAATGATATGGGTTATAAAAAAGACGGAAGTTCCACGGATAAGGATTTTAGTAGCTGGAAAGGTCAAGGGGATTGGGAAGAGGACTGGGGTGAATCCTATTCTGGGAAAAGGCAGCCTGCTTTGTTTGTCATTAATATCAGAAG TGGAAATGTTCGTGCTGTAGATGGAATCGAGAAATCTATGAGTGTTGGACAAGTGGTATGGGCTCCAACAACAAAAGGGGTACATCAATATCTGGTCTTCGTTGGGTGGCCATCAGACTATAGGAAGCTTGGGATGAAATATTGTACAAATAGACCTTGTGCCTTGTATGCTGTAAGGGCTCCATTGTTTGGATCGGCAACTAGTGAACTTGAGACAAG AGAGAATGCGGAAGATGCATCATTGATAAATATGAGTCAGGGCATAAGTAGTGGTTTCTTCCCACGATTCAC GCCAGATGGgaagtttcttgtatttttatCTGCCAAAAGTGCTGTAGACTCTGGGGCACATAACGCTACAAATTCTCTTCATAGAACTGAATGGAAAAGTGAAGGGCAACCAAGTCCTGCCAAGATTGTTAATGTG GTTCCTGTTGTGATGTGTCCCGAGGATGGTTGCTTCCCCGGGATCTACGGTTTTGACATGCTTACCATGCCCTGGCTTTCAGATGGATCTACAATGATATTATCTTCCATTTGGGGCAGCACTGAAgtaattatatcaataaatgtGCTAAG TGGGAAAGTTTCAAGAATCACTCCTAGTGATTCAAATCATTCGTGGAGTTTACTTACACTTGTTGGCAACAACATCCTTGCTG TATGTAGCAGCCCTATAAACATCCCTCAAATCAAATATGGTACTACCCTAACCAAGGAAGAATCCGAAGATGTTGTTTGGCGTTGGCTAGATGTCTCACGCCCTATATCCAAATGTCAAGAGGAA GAGAACCTTTTACTGTCTGCTCTCCAATATGATATATTGAAGATACCTGTCAAGAGTGACCCTGAGAACCACACGAAAG GTGCCTGCAAACCTTTTGAAGCAATATTTGTATCTTCAAAGACGAAGCAAGATGTTTGTGACCCACTGGTTGTAATCCTTCATGGAGGCCCACAAGATGTTTCACTAACGAGCTTCTCAAAGTCCTCAGCTTTTCTTGCTTCAATTGGCTTTAGCTTGTTAATTGTGAACTATAG AGGCTCACTTGGATTTGGCGAGGAAGCACTACAATCACTTCCGGGAAAAGTCGGATCACAG GATGTAAACGACGTCCTTACAGCTATAGATCATGTCATTAACATGGGGCTTGCAGACCCATCGAAAATAACGGTGGTGGGTTTGTCACATGGTGGTTTTTTAGCTTGTCACTTGATCGGTCAG GCGCCAGATAAATTTACTGCTGCTGTTGCGAGGAACCCTGTTTGTAATCTTGGTTTAATGGCTGGTACATCAGATATACCAGATTGGTGCTTTGTGGAGGCATTCGGAAATGAGGGGATTTCTAACTATACAGAAGCCCCTTCACCAGAACTCCTCTCATTATTTCATGAAAAGTCTCCAATTTCACATGTTCAAAAG GTGAAAACTCCTACTCTATTCCTTTTAAGTGCTAAAGATCTCCGTGTCCCGATTACAAACGGATTGCAA TTTGCACGAGCATTGAAGGAAAACGAAGTTCCGGTGAAAGTGATCATTTTTCTTGAAGATATACATCCCATTAATAG ACCACAATCAGATTTTGAAAGCTTTGTTAACATAGGAATTTGGTTCAAGAAGTATTGTAAGTAA